Below is a window of Sulfurimonas sp. DNA.
GAGGTATTAAATGAGATAAAAACTACGCAAGACGCATCTCTTGCATATAGCAGCGGATGCAGAAGCGGCGTTTGCGGAAGTTGTGGAGTGAGGGTAAACGGTAAAGAGGTTTTAGCTTGCTCATACCATGTTCAAGAGGGTGATTTTGCAGAGCCGTTAAACAACGCTTCCGTTATTCGTGACTTGGTTGTAGATATGGATAGGGCTTATAGTTTTAATGCAAAAGCAAAAGCTTGGCAGAGCAGCATTGTAGATGATGTTTTACTATCACATGAAGATGAAAAGCTGGGCGAAGTGCAGAGCAGTTGTATATTGTGCGGCTCATGTTATAGCGCTTGTCCCGTCTATGCAATAAACGGAGATTTTTTAGGACCCTTTTCGCTAACAAGAGTTTGGAGATATGTTAGCGACAAAAGAGAGCAAAACAAAAAAGAAAAAATCGATAATATTCAAACAAACGGTATTTGGGATTGTACGCTTTGCAACGCTTGTACGCTTGTCTGCCCACAGGGGATTTCAAGCAAAGCAGATATAGAAAAACTAAGAGCAAGAAGCGCTTTGTTTGGTTATATGGATCCGAATTTCGCTTCATTTGGGTTTGGCGGCGGGTTTGACGGAAGTCCTGTTTTTTAACTAACACACTGCAAAATATGTTATAATTTACCACTATATTATAAGGATTTAAAAAATGGCAAAAGAGTATTCATTTGATATAAGCGCAAAGATAGATATGCAAAATTTTAAAAATGCTATAAATTCCGTGGATAAGGAAGTCGCTAATCGTTACGATTTTAAAGGCACGACCTATGAGGTTGATTTTAAAGAGAAAGAGAAGTTGTTAGTGTTAGTGGCATCAAGCGATAACAAACTGGATGCTCTAAAAGACATAGTTATAACAAAACTCTTAAAACAAGACCTCTCTTCAAAAGTTTTAGAAGAGCAAAAAATAGAAAATGCCAGCGGTAACACAAGAAAAGCTACCTATAAAGTGGTGGACTATATAGAATCAAAAGAGGCTAAGAAGATAGTTGCGGAGATTAAAAATCTAAAACTCAAAGTCACAGCTCAAATAGAGGGCGATTCTATAAGAGTAAAAGGGGTAAAGATAGACGATTTGCAAACCGTAATCGCTAAGATTCGCTCTATGGAGTGGGAAGCGCCTTTAGTTTTTGAAAATATGAGATAGGGAATATTTGTATGTCAAAATTATCTATTTCCGATGCAGCAGAACAACTAGGCGTATCAAGAGAGGCGATTCATAACCGTATCAGAAGAGGTTCCCTGCAGAGCGTTGTTGAAAACGGTATAAAGCTTGTTATCGTCGGCGATGAAAAGAGCGTTCAAACGGCATCGAGGAAAATAGATAATAAAAAATCATCCAATCATACGGATGAGAGATACTATAAATTTTTAGAAGAACAGAATGTAAAACTTCAGCAAAAAGTAGAAACTCTTGAGGGTGAAACAAGAACTCTAAGGGATCAAAAAGAGCGGATGCTTATAGAAGAGAGAATAAAAATTGAGAAGATTTATAAAGAAAAAGATGAACAG
It encodes the following:
- a CDS encoding DNA-binding protein; translated protein: MSKLSISDAAEQLGVSREAIHNRIRRGSLQSVVENGIKLVIVGDEKSVQTASRKIDNKKSSNHTDERYYKFLEEQNVKLQQKVETLEGETRTLRDQKERMLIEERIKIEKIYKEKDEQLKNIINAISSKFMLNTPKYKPQIQDESLEAEIEEKIEEEPLENRKLISLNKYLKSKDFSKKKISKIKEKFEEKANEDSRIITIGKKYYIDVQKYDYSDLM
- a CDS encoding YajQ family cyclic di-GMP-binding protein, which gives rise to MAKEYSFDISAKIDMQNFKNAINSVDKEVANRYDFKGTTYEVDFKEKEKLLVLVASSDNKLDALKDIVITKLLKQDLSSKVLEEQKIENASGNTRKATYKVVDYIESKEAKKIVAEIKNLKLKVTAQIEGDSIRVKGVKIDDLQTVIAKIRSMEWEAPLVFENMR
- a CDS encoding 2Fe-2S iron-sulfur cluster-binding protein; amino-acid sequence: MKINIKRENIVCYETNLENRTLLEVLNEIKTTQDASLAYSSGCRSGVCGSCGVRVNGKEVLACSYHVQEGDFAEPLNNASVIRDLVVDMDRAYSFNAKAKAWQSSIVDDVLLSHEDEKLGEVQSSCILCGSCYSACPVYAINGDFLGPFSLTRVWRYVSDKREQNKKEKIDNIQTNGIWDCTLCNACTLVCPQGISSKADIEKLRARSALFGYMDPNFASFGFGGGFDGSPVF